Proteins co-encoded in one Pocillopora verrucosa isolate sample1 chromosome 1, ASM3666991v2, whole genome shotgun sequence genomic window:
- the LOC131784060 gene encoding fibroblast growth factor receptor-like 1, which translates to MDDTLSIFLELLFCVALVPFPACSENFALRIQGTPKRSYVAEVGDIKRLRCAVTGLPLPSITWIKDEQPLKLSERVSKLNNDKTIKINGVRLDDQGKYSCFAENPLGKVSLTFELKVHNGTLVTTESLSASQKPTTEKQIKAGAPVFTDPNLRKRSFRAWPASHSIRLKCQAIGAPPLKYKWLKDGKDLKKPPMDATVNTSLWYLQLQDLVPTDSGRYTCIVSNSYGSISHTFTLQVVGAPVFTDPNLRKRSFRAWPASHSTRLKCQAIGAPPLKYKWLKDGKDFKKYIMDATVNTSLWYLKLRDLIPADSGRYTCIVSNSYGSINNTFTLQVVVKHRSAPILQTGLPKNKTVQVGDDATFTCLVPVSGTLPNFRWLKWNTSVNSIPKTYNEILKGSYRVMDPYYYKTVRVKNNYGVELNIVNVTEDDFGLYICFVSNHIGNDFSSAFLVKYVKPTVPVTDQKTHNALVPGIIAACVLITVGILIVICWRLLSNRIKKNLKPSVSLSKPTFEYDAFVIFSSQDSDWVVKTLIPTLEEKHHFKCCVHYRDFVPGVPFRENMVNSVYKSRKTLAVVSKNFFNSNYCGSELDYALHRLMERRDDSLVVIKIDDVDRAKLPKELRKRSYIDLQKSVENDHWDRKLVKCLTLPSDPPQKQIL; encoded by the exons ATGGACGACacactttcaatttttttagagttacttttttgtgtGGCCTTGGTTCCTTTCCCTGCATGTTCAG AAAATTTTGCACTCCGCATTCAAGGTACTCCAAAACGTAGTTATGTTGCTGAAGTTGGAGACATAAAACGGTTACGATGTGCGGTGACAGGGCTTCCACTACCGTCTATCACATGGATCAAGGACGAACAACCTTTAAAGCTCTCGGAAAGGGTAAGTAAGCTGAACAACGACAAAACCATAAAGATCAATGGAGTCAGACTCGACGACCAAGGCAAATACTCCTGCTTTGCTGAAAATCCTCTCGGAAAAGTCTCCTTGACATTCGAGCTAAAGGTTCATAATGGCACTCTGGTAACGACTGAATCGCTATCAGCGTCTCAAAAGCCGACCACTGAAAAGCAGATTAAAG CAGGAGCACCAGTATTTACTGATCCAAACTTGCGAAAGAGATCATTCAGGGCATGGCCTGCATCACACTCCATAAGACTGAAATGTCAAGCCATTGGTGCACCACCTCTCAAATACAAATGGCTTAAGGACGGAAAGGACTTAAAAAAGCCACCTATGGACGCAACTGTTAATACTTCACTTTGGTACCTGCAACTGCAAGATCTTGTACCCACTGATTCTGGGAGATACACTTGTATAGTGTCCAATTCATATGGATCAATAAGTCACACCTTTACACTTCAAGTTGTTG GAGCACCAGTATTTACCGATCCAAACTTGCGAAAGAGATCATTCAGGGCATGGCCTGCATCACACTCCACAAGACTGAAATGTCAAGCCATTGGTGCACCACCGCTCAAATACAAATGGCTAAAGGACGGAAAGgactttaaaaaatatattatggATGCAACTGTTAATACTTCACTTTGGTACCTGAAACTGCGAGATCTTATACCCGCTGATTCTGGGAGATACACTTGTATAGTGTCCAATTCATATGGATCAATAAATAACACATTTACACTTCAAGTTGTTG TTAAACATCGGTCAGCTCCGATCCTACAGACAGGTTTGCCAAAGAACAAAACAGTGCAAGTTGGAGATGATGCAACATTTACCTGTTTAGTTCCTGTTAGTGGAACTCTCCCGAATTTCAGATGGCTTAAATGGAACACATCCGTCAATTCTATTCCAAAAACTTACAATGAAATTCTAAAAGGATCATATCGCGTTATGGACCCATACTATTACAAGACCGTTcgagtgaaaaataattatggTGTCGAGTTGAATATTGTAAATGTGACTGAGGACGATTTTGGACTTTACATTTGCTTTGTGAGCAATCATATCGGCAACGACTTCAGTAGTGCATTCCTCGTCAAGTATGTGAAACCCACGGTTCCTGTGACAG ATCAGAAGACTCACAATGCTCTTGTTCCTGGAATCATCGCAGCATGTGTGCTAATTACTGTGGGTATTTTAATCGTTATCTGTTGGCGTCTTCTATCGAaccgaataaaaaaaaacttgaaaccTTCAGTTTCATTGTCAA aacCTACATTTGAATACGATGCGTTCGTTATTTTCAGCTCCCAAGATTCGGATTGGGTGGTTAAAACTCTTATTCCAACTCTTGAGGAAAAACACCATTTTAAATGCTGTGTACATTACAGAGATTTCGTTCCTGGAGTACCTTTCCGCGAAAATATGGTCAACAGTGTTTACAAGTCTAGAAAAACACTAGCTGTCGTATCTAAGAACTTTTTTAATAGCAATTATTGTGGTTCTGAATTGGATTATGCCCTCCATCGACTTATGGAAAGGAGAGATGATAGTTTAGTCGTAATCAAAATTGATGACGTTGATAGAGCAAAACTTCCTAAGGAGCTGCGAAAAAGAAGCTACATAGACCTTCAAAAGTCTGTTGAAAATGATCACTGGGACAGAAAACTGGTTAAGTGTTTAACGCTTCCCAGCGACCCGCCGCAGAAACAAATTCTGTAA